A part of Drosophila bipectinata strain 14024-0381.07 chromosome 3L, DbipHiC1v2, whole genome shotgun sequence genomic DNA contains:
- the Ptpmeg gene encoding tyrosine-protein phosphatase non-receptor type 4 encodes MFERFRLSNLSRNIRLRGGGPELARDKKNTQRQQCVTVLFLDDITHTFRIERRAKGSELLEQVFQYLELSERDYFGLLFPQKPGDVVRWVDAQKQFKKQCSSVQLDNDSVPLLEFRVKFFVSDPSRLQEEFTRYQFYLQIKRHILSGILPCSSNTQCLLASYTVQSEFGDFNATEHQPGYLSSLQLLSEQTVEAERKVGELHKLHRGQLPADAEYNYLEHAKRLELYGIDLHKATDSNGKELQLGVSAVGLLVFQHSLRVNTFSWSKMVKVSFKRKDFFIQLRRELSENYDTLLGFGMCSHKHAKALWKSCVEHHSFFRLKRPHRLSRFLNMSLGSKFYYSGRTELQAVQDSKQRGRIHKVFVRSPSKRLLGAAGTAGLASGASGSSGGTPLQNSGSESAASHNGRPSAGGTILTITKTSRPHDNKVTSKEAESKPRKAWEQQSDEYDIQLDVGFIEQCTRRYESASPSPMPPAYSSGKHSPLLIPTTIADAVGQQQPDSGSDLITIRLQADEQGRYGFNVKGGVDLSLPVLVSKVVPHTPADRCTPRVCEGDEVLMINGRDVHGLRHEQVVAMIRECRHQPSGELLLTVRPQRSVPLMYEEEPLYQYVPESDEIGSHSNLLDGDALFTQSLLLLSDGLASGALLAQYELMYRKNPDLAITEARKPINAAKNRYRDISPYDCTRVSLINSLTGDYINANYVNMEIPGGAVNRYIATQGPLASTTTDFWRMVQQESSHLLVMLTTVMEAGRQKCHQYWPVTGEELQLAEGFSVRCLSETPDETGSFVFREFVLKDKHEQRHIHHMQYLAWPDHCVPSDPILFLEFTERVRSARSRTLLQEIEESLKQVRLMDADADADENGGLMRERKCAASNGATPEDETPVSTSVHQCISAANPPVIVHCSAGIGRTGVLILMDTALALMEAREPVYPLDIVRTMRDQRACMVQNVSQYRFVCECICAAYMKMSRNSEAIKDDED; translated from the exons ATGTTTGAGCGCTTCCGACTGAGCAACCTGAGCAGAAACATCCGTCTAAGAGGAGGCGGCCCAGAACTGGCGCGAGACAAGAAAAACACCCAGCGGCAGCAATGCGTCACCGTCTTGTTCCTAGATGACATCACACACACCTTTCGGATCGAG AGGAGAGCGAAGGGCTCTGAGCTCTTAGAGCAGGTCTTCCAGTACCTCGAGTTATCCGAAAGGGACTACTTCGGTCTACTATTTCCCCAAAAACCAGGGGACGTTGTG AGATGGGTTGATGCACAGAAGCAGTTCAAAAAGCAATGCAGCAGCGTCCAGCTCGACAACGATTCCGTTCCATTATTAGAGTTTAGGGTTAAG TTCTTTGTGAGCGACCCGAGCCGCTTGCAGGAGGAGTTTACTCGCTACCAGTTTTATCTTCAGATCAAGCGCCACATCCTGTCGGGTATCCTGCCATGCTCCAGCAACACGCAGTGCCTGCTTGCCAGTTACACTGTGCAAT CCGAGTTTGGAGACTTCAATGCCACGGAACACCAACCAGGCTACCTGAGCAGTCTGCAGCTACTCTCCGAACAGACGGTGGAGGCGGAGCGCAAGGTGGGCGAGCTGCACAAGCTGCACCGTGGACAACTACCGGCGGACGCCGAGTACAACTACCTCGAGCACGCCAAACGCTTGGAGCTGTATGGAATAGATCTGCATAAGGCCACCGATTCGAATGGCAAGGAGCTACAGCTGGGTGTCTCTGCGGTGGGCCTGCTCGTCTTCCAGCATTCTCTGCGCGTGAACACCTTCTCGTGGAGCAAGATGGTCAAGGTGTCCTTCAAGAGGAAGGACTTCTTCATCCAGCTGCGACGTGAGCTAAGCGAGAATTACGACACCCTTCTGGGCTTCGGGATGTGCAGCCACAAGCATGCCAAGGCTTTGTGGAAGTCCTGTGTGGAGCACCACAGTTTCTTCCGTCTGAAGCGTCCGCATCGCCTTTCGCGCTTCCTCAACATGAGTCTTGGTAGCAAGTTCTACTATTCCGGCCGCACAGAACTGCAAGCAGTTCAGGATTCCAAACAGCGAGGCCGCATTCACAAGGTTTTTGTGCGGTCACCGAGTAAACGGTTGCTGGGAGCAGCCGGTACAGCTGGACTGGCGAGCGGGGCATCAGGGTCCTCTGGCGGAACACCTTTGCAGAACAGCGGATCGGAGAGCGCTGCCTCGCACAACGGGAGGCCTTCAGCAGGTGGAACCATTCTAACCATCACTAAAACGAGTCGTCCTCATGATAACAAAGTGACGTCTAAAGAGGCTGAATCTAAGCCGAGGAAAGCATGGGAGCAGCAGAGCGACGAATATGATATTCAGCT AGATGTCGGTTTCATCGAACAGTGTACTCGCCGTTACGAATCAGCTTCGCCTTCGCCCATGCCCCCAGCCTACAGTTCCGGAAAGCACAGCCCGCTACTGATTCCAACGACAATCGCCGATGCTGTGGGCCAACAGCAGCCTGACAGCGGCAGCGACCTCATCACCATCCGGTTACAGGCTGATGAACAGGGACGATACGGTTTCAATGTCAAAGGTGGCGTGGATCTAAGCTTACCCGTGCTGGTTTCAAAGGTGGTTCCCCACACACCGGCCGACCGCTGCACTCCGCGGGTCTGCGAGGGCGACGAAGTGCTGATGATCAATGGCAGAGACGTGCACGGCCTTCGCCATGAACAGGTGGTAGCCATGATTAGGGAGTGCCGTCATCAGCCCAGCGGGGAGCTGTTACTTACGGTGCGACCTCAACGCTCAGTTCCGCTAATGTACGAGGAGGAGCCGTTATACCAGTACGTGCCTGAAAGCGACGAAATCGGTTCGCACTCCAATCTTCTGGACGGGGATGCTTTGTTCACCCAGAGCCTGCTGCTGCTCAGCGATGGGTTAGCCTCGGGTGCTTTGCTGGCTCAATACGAACTGATGTACCGGAAGAACCCCGATCTGGCCATAACAGAAGCTCGGAAACCTATTAACGCGGCCAAAAATAGATATCGGGACATTTCGCCAT atGATTGCACACGAGTCTCTCTAATCAATTCGCTCACCGGTGACTATATAAACGCCAACTATGTTAACATGGAGATTCCAGGCGGAGCCGTAAACCGCTACATAGCTACCCAGGGTCCACTGGCAAGTACAACAACAGACTTTTGGCGCATGGTGCAACAGGAGAGTAGCCACCTGTTAGTTATGCTTACCACAGTGATGGAGGCCGGTCGTCAGAAGTGCCATCAGTACTGGCCAGTGACCGGCGAAGAACTGCAGCTAGCAGAGGGCTTCTCAGTGCGCTGCCTAAGCGAGACACCAGACGAAACCGGCAGCTTTGTCTTCCGGGAATTCGTTTTGAAAGACAAGCACGAGCAGAGGCACATACACCACATGCAATACTTGGCCTGGCCGGACCACTGTGTGCCCTCCGATCCCATTCTCTTCCTTGAGTTCACGGAACGAGTGCGATCCGCTCGCAGCCGCACACTGCTTCAGGAGATCGAGGAGAGTCTGAAGCAGGTGCGTCTCATGGACGCAGACGCTGATGCCGACGAGAACGGTGGTCTGATGCGGGAGCGCAAGTGCGCAGCCAGCAATGGAGCCACCCCCGAGGACGAGACACCCGTTTCCACCAGTGTTCACCA ATGTATCAGTGCCGCCAACCCCCCTGTGATTGTCCACTGTTCGGCGGGCATCGGGCGAACCGGAGTGCTTATATTGATGGACACAGCGTTGGCACTGATGGAGGCCCGGGAACCGGTCTATCCGCTGGACATTGTTCGCACGATGCGTGACCAGCGCGCCTGTATGGTTCAAAATGTG AGTCAGTACCGCTTTGTGTGTGAGTGCATTTGTGCCGCCTACATGAAGATGTCGCGCAACAGCGAAGCCATCAAGGACGACGAGGACTAG
- the mth gene encoding G-protein coupled receptor Mth isoform X2: MESTTIKKYVRLIIFGIVLLLPIKNSKEDILDCDYYDTVDLSSSPKFPNDSYLYEGVLIPPHLTGEYEYKLLPDNSRESVAKHWRGCVCKLRPCIRLCCHPHHMLINGDCDDSLKEQLERQDLYINVTLEDGSVSSRHFRKDLVVQWDLPMPCEYLYPVDNQNEQDQYTIFEDGSFLRHFDNKTLDKREYCLQPLKIESEESFRIFPHNCVIESEPDIAKTIMLSLSLLGIVLTISVYAYVEKLKNFQGKCFISYMICLFLGYLCLLVDLWKLADKFCETLGYIGYFFVMAAFFWLSVISLHLWNLFTGRNLKSLPENRFLVFNIYAWGMAGVLTGVIFTVDHVMDSNDPQNEKWMPGVGFYNCWINTEGWSAMIYFYGPLALLISFNITMFILTAIRILQIKRNLTNFTARSERRQKLTSDKQTYSIFLRLFIIMGMTWSLEIGSYLAQGHEYWENVFLVADYLNWSQGIIIFILFVLKPSTFRLICQRIRGEKEDQNATGCEEEISLENRFSKNLE, translated from the exons AT ggAAAGTACCACAATAAAGAAGTATGTACGGCTGATCATATTTGGTATAGTTCTGCTGCTGCCgattaaaaattcaaaggaAGATATCCTCGACTGCGACTACTACGACACCGTAGATCTATCGTCCAGCCCGAAATTTCCAAATGATTCGTATTTGTATGAAGGCGTGTTGATTCCCCCTCACTTGACCGGCGAATACGAGTATAAATTActtcccgataactccagggAGTCAGTAGCCAAGCATTGGAGGGGTTGTGTCTGTAAACTTAGGCCATGTATAAGGTTGTGCTGTCATCCCCATCACATGCTCATAAATGGGGATTGCGACGACAGTCTGAAGGAACAACTAGAGCGCCAAGACCTCTATATAAATGTCACCCTCGAAGACGGATCAGTGTCTTCACGACACTTCCGCAAGGACCTGGTGGTGCAGTGGGATCTGCCCATGCCCTGTGAATATTTGTATCCCGTGGATAACCAGAATGAACAGGATCAGTATACCATCTTTGAG gaTGGCTCATTTCTACGACACTTTGACAACAAAACCTTGGATAAAAGGGAGTACTGTTTACAGCCGCTCAAGATTGAATCGGAAGAGTCCTTTCGAATTTTCCCCCACAATTGTGTGATTGAGAGTGAACCCGATATTGCAAAGACAATAA tgcTATCATTGTCGCTGTTAGGCATAGTCCTTACAATATCCGTATATGCCTACGTggagaaattgaaaaatttccaGGGGAAGTGTTTCATAAGCTACATGATTTGTCTATTTTTAGGCTACTTGTGCCTCCTTGTGGATTTATGGAAACTGGCAGATAAGTTCTGTGAAACACTCG ggtaCATTGGCTATTTTTTCGTAATGGCCGCTTTCTTCTGGCTCTCGGTCATAAGCCTTCACCTTTGGAACCTCTTCACGGGACGCAATCTTAAATCCCTTCCGGAGAACCGGTTCCTGgtctttaatatttatgcCTGGGGCATGGCGGGAGTCCTAACCGGAGTCATCTTTACTGTGGATCATGTTATGGATAGCAATGATCCGCAAAACGAAAAGTGGATGCCAGGAGTAGGTTTCTATAATTGCTGGATTAACA CTGAAGGATGGTCTGCCATGATTTATTTCTATGGACCGCTGGCGCTCCTGATTAGCTTTAACATAACCATGTTCATTCTGACGGCTATTCGCATCCTACAGATTAAAAGGAATCTTACGAATTTCACAGCTCGCAGCGAGAGGAGACAAAAGCTAACATCCGATAAGCAGAC TTACAGCATCTTTCTACGGCTCTTTATTATCATGGGCATGACCTGGAGCCTGGAGATTGGATCCTACTTGGCCCAAGGACACGAGTATTGGGAGAATGTGTTTTTGGTGGCTGACTACTTAAACTGGTCGCAGGGCATCATTATATTCATATTGTTTGTCCTGAAGCCCAGTACCTTCCGACTTATTTGCCAAAG AATTCGGGGTGAGAAAGAGGATCAGAACGCCACTGGGTGTGAAGAGGAGATATCTCTCGAGAATAGGTTTTCCAAAAACCTCGAATAG
- the mth gene encoding G-protein coupled receptor Mth isoform X1, with amino-acid sequence MESTTIKKYVRLIIFGIVLLLPIKNSKEDILDCDYYDTVDLSSSPKFPNDSYLYEGVLIPPHLTGEYEYKLLPDNSRESVAKHWRGCVCKLRPCIRLCCHPHHMLINGDCDDSLKEQLERQDLYINVTLEDGSVSSRHFRKDLVVQWDLPMPCEYLYPVDNQNEQDQYTIFEDGSFLRHFDNKTLDKREYCLQPLKIESEESFRIFPHNCVIESEPDIAKTIMLSLSLLGIVLTISVYAYVEKLKNFQGKCFISYMICLFLGYLCLLVDLWKLADKFCETLGYIGYFFVMAAFFWLSVISLHLWNLFTGRNLKSLPENRFLVFNIYAWGMAGVLTGVIFTVDHVMDSNDPQNEKWMPGVGFYNCWINTEGWSAMIYFYGPLALLISFNITMFILTAIRILQIKRNLTNFTARSERRQKLTSDKQTYSIFLRLFIIMGMTWSLEIGSYLAQGHEYWENVFLVADYLNWSQGIIIFILFVLKPSTFRLICQRPRSKYILSPTSVKPKSLRVSTHHNNNRKPRADSSLQNSTLM; translated from the exons AT ggAAAGTACCACAATAAAGAAGTATGTACGGCTGATCATATTTGGTATAGTTCTGCTGCTGCCgattaaaaattcaaaggaAGATATCCTCGACTGCGACTACTACGACACCGTAGATCTATCGTCCAGCCCGAAATTTCCAAATGATTCGTATTTGTATGAAGGCGTGTTGATTCCCCCTCACTTGACCGGCGAATACGAGTATAAATTActtcccgataactccagggAGTCAGTAGCCAAGCATTGGAGGGGTTGTGTCTGTAAACTTAGGCCATGTATAAGGTTGTGCTGTCATCCCCATCACATGCTCATAAATGGGGATTGCGACGACAGTCTGAAGGAACAACTAGAGCGCCAAGACCTCTATATAAATGTCACCCTCGAAGACGGATCAGTGTCTTCACGACACTTCCGCAAGGACCTGGTGGTGCAGTGGGATCTGCCCATGCCCTGTGAATATTTGTATCCCGTGGATAACCAGAATGAACAGGATCAGTATACCATCTTTGAG gaTGGCTCATTTCTACGACACTTTGACAACAAAACCTTGGATAAAAGGGAGTACTGTTTACAGCCGCTCAAGATTGAATCGGAAGAGTCCTTTCGAATTTTCCCCCACAATTGTGTGATTGAGAGTGAACCCGATATTGCAAAGACAATAA tgcTATCATTGTCGCTGTTAGGCATAGTCCTTACAATATCCGTATATGCCTACGTggagaaattgaaaaatttccaGGGGAAGTGTTTCATAAGCTACATGATTTGTCTATTTTTAGGCTACTTGTGCCTCCTTGTGGATTTATGGAAACTGGCAGATAAGTTCTGTGAAACACTCG ggtaCATTGGCTATTTTTTCGTAATGGCCGCTTTCTTCTGGCTCTCGGTCATAAGCCTTCACCTTTGGAACCTCTTCACGGGACGCAATCTTAAATCCCTTCCGGAGAACCGGTTCCTGgtctttaatatttatgcCTGGGGCATGGCGGGAGTCCTAACCGGAGTCATCTTTACTGTGGATCATGTTATGGATAGCAATGATCCGCAAAACGAAAAGTGGATGCCAGGAGTAGGTTTCTATAATTGCTGGATTAACA CTGAAGGATGGTCTGCCATGATTTATTTCTATGGACCGCTGGCGCTCCTGATTAGCTTTAACATAACCATGTTCATTCTGACGGCTATTCGCATCCTACAGATTAAAAGGAATCTTACGAATTTCACAGCTCGCAGCGAGAGGAGACAAAAGCTAACATCCGATAAGCAGAC TTACAGCATCTTTCTACGGCTCTTTATTATCATGGGCATGACCTGGAGCCTGGAGATTGGATCCTACTTGGCCCAAGGACACGAGTATTGGGAGAATGTGTTTTTGGTGGCTGACTACTTAAACTGGTCGCAGGGCATCATTATATTCATATTGTTTGTCCTGAAGCCCAGTACCTTCCGACTTATTTGCCAAAG gCCCCgatcaaaatatattttgagtCCTACCAGTGTCAAACCTAAAAGTTTACGAGTCTCTACACATCACAACAACAATCGTAAACCACGAGCGGATTCTTCACTTCAAAATTCAACCCTAATGTAG